The following coding sequences are from one Triticum dicoccoides isolate Atlit2015 ecotype Zavitan chromosome 4A, WEW_v2.0, whole genome shotgun sequence window:
- the LOC119289029 gene encoding uncharacterized protein LOC119289029, giving the protein MSINDADSLEKEWVRSSKPHPIGLSLRRIQGILHKDQPLDSDCFNMAIRILARDKALLPVDPRVRFMDLQFCTSVIEAALASARDLDSRVQPDIQALASLLRSSTEIDNISSCNWILLPHAFLGHYILFAIDKHSRQVTILDPIFPPLSPERYALKFQRVSFYLNDALELAQPGWKSDTFAWPRKSLLDVPMSLDRNESGYFVFNYMLWHGNKFVRPIYTDGYELRKNILIHLLEYDANEAEDNIPYDVREILKCLK; this is encoded by the exons ATGTCAATTAATGATGCTGATTCCCTGGA GAAGGAGTGGGTGCGAAGCTCTAAACCCCATCCGATAGGATTAAGTCTCAGAAGGATTCAAGGTATACTCCACAAGGATCAGCCGTTGGACAGTGATTGTTTCAACATGGCTATACGTATACTTGCACGTGACAAGGCCTTACTGCCAGTAGATCCTCGAGTGCGCTTTATGGATCTACAATTTTGT ACGTCCGTGATCGAGGCCGCCCTCGCTTCTGCACGAGATTTAGATTCGCGGGTACAGCCAGATATTCAGGCGCTAGCATCGTTGCTCCGTAGCTCGACTGAGATAGACAACATATCATCATGCAATTGG ATATTGCTCCCTCATGCATTCCTTGGCCACTACATCTTGTTCGCAATCGACAAACATTCACGTCAAGTAACTATTTTGGACCCAATATTTCCGCCCTTATCCCCAGAGAGATATGCGTTAAAATTTCAGAGGGTTTCATTCTACCTGAATGATGCACTCGAATTAGCACAACCGGGTTGGAAGTCTGATACATTTgcctggccacgtaaatcactacttGATGTTCCGATGAGCCTAGACCG GAATGAATCTGGTTATTTTGTTTTCAATTATATGCTCTGGCATGGTAACAAATTTGTTCGTCCAATTTACACG GATGGTTATGAGTTGAGAAAGAATATTTTGATACACTTGCTCGAGTATGATGCGAATGAAGCTGAAGACAATATCCCATATGATGTACGAGAAATTCTCAAGTGCCTCAAGTAG